One region of Candidatus Thermokryptus mobilis genomic DNA includes:
- a CDS encoding RtcB family protein yields the protein MPAPKEIKRISEVIWEIPQTYKKGMKVPARIYATKELLDSMDEGVFEQVTNVACLPGIQKYALCMPDGHWGYGFPIGGVAAFDFENGVISPGGIGFDINCGMRLVRTNLTIEEVKPKLKELVDLLFQTVPTGVGATGFVKLSNSQFDEVMVKGARWCVEHGYGWKEDLERIEEHGAIKGADPSKVSKKARERGIDQLGTLGSGNHYLEIQVVDRIFDQNVAEAFGIEQEGQIVVMIHCGSRGFGHQIATDYLKVFLDAMKKYGIPLLDKELACAPIDSPEGKDYYSAMLCAANMAFANRQVILHRVREAFEKVFKKSPEELGMHLVYDVAHNIAKAEEYEIDGKIKKVLVHRKGSTRSFGPGHSELAEIYRDIGQPVIIGGSMETGSYLLVGTKRAMEETFGSTCHGSGRTMSRHKAKKEINYNQLIKQMEERGIYVRAASKSGLVEEAGAAYKNISDVVEAVDRAGISRKVAALRPIGNIKG from the coding sequence ATGCCAGCACCAAAAGAGATAAAAAGAATTTCAGAGGTAATTTGGGAAATACCTCAGACATATAAAAAAGGAATGAAAGTTCCAGCTCGCATCTACGCCACAAAAGAACTCCTTGATTCAATGGATGAAGGCGTGTTTGAACAAGTTACAAATGTCGCATGTCTACCGGGCATTCAAAAATACGCTCTTTGCATGCCAGATGGGCATTGGGGCTACGGATTCCCAATAGGTGGAGTCGCTGCGTTTGACTTTGAAAATGGAGTTATATCCCCAGGTGGAATTGGATTTGACATTAACTGCGGTATGCGACTTGTCAGAACTAACTTAACGATTGAAGAAGTAAAGCCGAAACTGAAAGAACTTGTTGATTTGCTCTTTCAAACAGTTCCAACTGGCGTTGGAGCAACTGGATTTGTCAAACTTTCAAATTCTCAATTTGATGAGGTGATGGTCAAGGGGGCACGCTGGTGCGTTGAACATGGATATGGTTGGAAAGAAGACCTTGAAAGGATAGAAGAACACGGTGCAATAAAAGGTGCAGACCCATCAAAGGTAAGTAAAAAAGCAAGAGAACGGGGGATTGATCAACTTGGAACGCTTGGCTCTGGAAACCACTACCTTGAAATTCAAGTAGTTGATAGAATTTTTGACCAAAATGTAGCCGAGGCGTTCGGGATTGAACAGGAAGGGCAAATCGTCGTGATGATACATTGTGGTTCGCGTGGTTTCGGTCATCAAATTGCAACAGATTATTTAAAGGTCTTCCTTGATGCAATGAAAAAATATGGAATACCGCTTCTTGATAAGGAACTTGCTTGTGCTCCGATTGATTCACCAGAGGGAAAAGATTATTACTCAGCCATGCTCTGTGCAGCAAATATGGCGTTTGCAAACCGACAAGTAATTCTACACAGAGTTAGAGAAGCATTTGAAAAAGTTTTTAAAAAATCACCAGAGGAACTCGGAATGCACCTCGTATACGATGTAGCACACAACATAGCAAAAGCCGAGGAATATGAAATAGATGGAAAAATTAAAAAAGTTCTCGTTCATAGAAAGGGCTCAACCCGATCCTTTGGTCCAGGACATAGCGAACTTGCCGAGATTTACCGCGACATTGGTCAACCCGTAATTATCGGTGGTTCAATGGAAACAGGTTCATATCTTCTCGTCGGGACTAAAAGAGCAATGGAAGAGACATTTGGTTCAACTTGTCACGGAAGCGGTAGAACGATGAGCAGGCATAAGGCGAAGAAAGAGATAAATTACAACCAGTTGATAAAGCAAATGGAGGAACGCGGAATTTATGTAAGAGCAGCGTCAAAATCAGGACTAGTTGAGGAAGCAGGCGCTGCTTATAAAAACATTTCCGATGTAGTTGAAGCAGTTGATAGAGCCGGAATTTCACGTAAGGTCGCTGCTTTAAGACCAATCGGAAATATCAAGGGCTAA
- a CDS encoding zf-HC2 domain-containing protein: MIDHKTIKIWINLYLDGELAGEELEQFKQHINKCSECSKLLKQQRDFVDSIKILKDEVNFDFSDFKKELISQIEDFKPQRKSFSKLAILLAIIAVSLGIGIYLTFLYSSRTDFAEIAIENHIRQTRGQLPLEIETSSEAEISNWFSGKLNFNFRLPRYPDPTKQPYKIKGARLVALNNDYAALVSYEMDNRPMTLLVAPSRSATPHGKNKFTFKELDFYLDTRDGLNILSWSDKGLTYALVFDFENFNWKKPCIVCHSSGDKEM; this comes from the coding sequence ATGATAGATCATAAAACGATAAAAATATGGATAAATCTCTACCTTGATGGAGAGCTAGCGGGAGAAGAACTTGAACAATTTAAACAGCATATAAACAAATGCTCAGAATGTTCAAAACTTTTAAAGCAACAACGCGACTTTGTTGATTCAATCAAAATCTTGAAAGACGAAGTAAATTTTGATTTTTCAGATTTCAAAAAAGAATTGATTTCACAGATTGAAGATTTTAAACCGCAAAGAAAAAGTTTCTCAAAATTAGCAATCTTACTAGCAATTATAGCTGTCTCGCTTGGCATTGGTATTTATTTGACTTTTCTCTATTCTTCTCGCACTGATTTCGCAGAAATTGCCATAGAAAATCATATAAGGCAAACCCGGGGTCAATTGCCACTTGAAATTGAAACATCTTCAGAGGCGGAAATATCTAATTGGTTTTCGGGCAAATTAAACTTCAATTTTCGTCTTCCTCGTTATCCCGACCCGACAAAGCAACCATATAAAATCAAGGGCGCTCGCCTTGTTGCGCTCAACAACGATTATGCTGCTCTTGTTTCTTACGAGATGGATAACCGACCGATGACTTTGCTCGTTGCTCCTTCAAGGAGCGCAACTCCGCATGGAAAGAATAAGTTTACATTCAAAGAATTGGATTTCTACCTTGATACACGGGATGGTTTAAATATCCTTTCTTGGAGCGATAAAGGTTTAACTTATGCCCTCGTCTTTGATTTTGAAAACTTCAATTGGAAAAAACCTTGTATCGTTTGCCATAGTTCGGGGGACAAAGAAATGTAA
- a CDS encoding RNA polymerase sigma factor: protein MLEKLKKEIIDTLDSLLRYALLVTGNEEEAKDLVQETCYRALKNLNSLDETSNVKAWLFTIMRNIWLNQKKRQQISPVQIDEAIENKSDDWNINPEELLINNEMRQTLLKALENLPDVYREILILRYFEDFSYSEISKILGCPLGTVMSRLNRAREKLKENFLKIYEKKENDRS, encoded by the coding sequence ATGCTTGAAAAATTAAAAAAAGAAATAATTGACACCCTTGACTCACTTTTAAGATACGCTTTACTTGTGACAGGGAACGAAGAGGAGGCAAAAGACCTCGTCCAGGAGACATGTTATAGGGCGTTAAAAAATTTAAACTCACTTGATGAAACTTCAAATGTAAAAGCGTGGCTTTTTACAATCATGCGAAATATATGGCTAAATCAAAAGAAAAGACAACAAATCTCACCAGTCCAAATTGATGAAGCAATTGAAAATAAAAGCGACGATTGGAATATAAACCCAGAGGAATTGTTAATAAATAATGAAATGCGTCAAACATTGCTCAAAGCCCTTGAAAATTTGCCTGATGTTTACAGGGAAATTTTAATCCTCAGATATTTTGAGGATTTTTCTTATAGCGAAATTTCAAAAATACTTGGTTGTCCGCTTGGAACAGTGATGTCAAGGTTGAACAGAGCAAGAGAAAAACTAAAAGAAAACTTCTTAAAAATTTACGAGAAGAAAGAAAATGATAGATCATAA
- a CDS encoding cyclase family protein, translating to MRRNINLIYIFVVSFFLGCSSNRQEFKLWKVYDDVFKSAKYIDLTHAFNPSIPVWPGFEQARFEPAKAGRDLGDYARKGEEFTYQKHGFIATAYWLPTDQYGTQLDPPAHWDSLGATISDIPATYAIRPLVVIDIHDKVAKDSGYHCSIEDIKAWESKYGKIPEGSVVMIRSDWYKLFQTNPERVNKKPFPGITLEALKFLHLERKILFHGHEPLDTDTTANLEGEYWLMHNHYCQAEGVANLDKVPEAGALIAIGFAKPEGGTGGYARYIAICPPDWKYGKSVIEEPGAPLPKQPFPLRRDKQGVLRPSKR from the coding sequence ATGAGAAGAAACATCAATTTGATATACATCTTTGTCGTATCATTTTTTCTCGGTTGTAGTTCAAATAGGCAAGAGTTTAAATTGTGGAAAGTTTATGATGATGTTTTTAAGAGTGCAAAATATATTGACTTAACGCATGCTTTTAATCCGAGTATACCAGTTTGGCCTGGTTTTGAACAGGCGAGGTTTGAGCCAGCTAAGGCTGGGAGAGACCTTGGTGATTATGCCCGTAAAGGAGAGGAATTTACTTATCAAAAGCATGGCTTTATTGCGACAGCGTATTGGCTTCCAACGGATCAATATGGGACACAGCTTGATCCCCCAGCTCACTGGGATAGCCTCGGAGCTACTATAAGTGATATACCAGCAACTTATGCTATAAGACCGCTTGTTGTTATTGACATACATGATAAGGTTGCCAAAGATTCAGGGTATCATTGTTCAATTGAGGATATAAAGGCATGGGAAAGCAAATATGGGAAAATTCCCGAAGGTTCAGTTGTCATGATAAGGTCGGACTGGTATAAACTTTTCCAGACAAACCCAGAGCGGGTTAATAAGAAGCCGTTTCCGGGGATCACACTTGAGGCGTTGAAATTTTTACATTTGGAGCGTAAAATTTTATTCCACGGGCATGAACCCCTTGACACTGACACAACTGCAAATCTTGAGGGTGAATATTGGCTTATGCACAATCATTATTGCCAGGCTGAAGGTGTTGCAAATCTTGACAAAGTTCCCGAAGCCGGGGCTCTTATTGCTATCGGTTTTGCCAAGCCCGAGGGTGGCACTGGAGGATACGCAAGATACATTGCTATTTGTCCACCTGATTGGAAATATGGCAAATCAGTAATTGAAGAGCCAGGCGCTCCTTTACCTAAACAACCATTTCCTTTGAGAAGGGATAAACAAGGTGTTTTAAGACCATCAAAAAGATAA
- a CDS encoding homoserine dehydrogenase, giving the protein MKFKIALIGFGNVGQGFAQLLEAKRDYLSENYGVEFLIVAISDTVKGSVFQEEGIDLKRAIELVRKNGDLKSYDGGIIGWDSFKTISESNADVIIEVTPTNITTAEPALSHIKLAFEVGRHVITTNKGPVALFYRQLKEMADEKGLAFKFEGTVLSGTPVFSFYFNSLRGAFVKRIRGILNGTTNFILTQMHKGESYDEALETARKLGYAEADPSADVKGFDAMAKIIILSNVIMGSNLKPSDVEVEGITNITSERIREAVLNERKIKLISEVWRDGDNFKAIVSPRELTKDDFFYHIDGTMNAICFSTDVIGDVFVTGPGAGGVETGYAILSDLLDIYLSVYSGKER; this is encoded by the coding sequence ATGAAATTTAAAATCGCCCTTATTGGATTTGGAAATGTTGGGCAAGGATTTGCTCAGTTGCTTGAAGCAAAGAGAGATTACTTATCGGAGAATTACGGAGTGGAATTTTTAATAGTAGCGATCTCTGACACTGTTAAAGGTTCGGTTTTTCAGGAAGAGGGGATTGATTTGAAAAGAGCAATTGAACTTGTTAGGAAAAATGGGGATTTGAAGTCGTATGATGGCGGGATTATCGGCTGGGATAGCTTTAAAACTATAAGTGAGAGCAATGCCGATGTTATCATTGAGGTTACCCCAACAAATATAACAACTGCCGAGCCAGCTTTGTCGCATATAAAACTTGCTTTTGAAGTGGGTAGACATGTCATCACGACAAACAAAGGTCCTGTGGCTTTGTTTTACAGACAGTTAAAAGAAATGGCTGATGAAAAAGGGTTAGCTTTTAAGTTTGAGGGAACTGTTTTAAGTGGGACACCTGTATTTAGTTTTTATTTTAATTCGCTTCGTGGAGCTTTTGTAAAGAGAATAAGGGGGATTTTGAATGGGACTACAAATTTTATTTTAACTCAAATGCATAAGGGGGAAAGCTATGATGAGGCTTTAGAAACAGCCAGAAAGCTCGGGTATGCGGAGGCAGATCCAAGTGCTGATGTTAAAGGTTTTGATGCGATGGCAAAAATAATTATACTTTCAAATGTGATAATGGGGAGCAACCTTAAACCAAGTGATGTTGAGGTTGAGGGTATTACCAATATAACATCTGAAAGGATAAGGGAGGCGGTATTGAATGAACGAAAAATTAAACTTATATCTGAGGTATGGCGTGATGGCGACAATTTTAAAGCGATAGTTTCGCCCCGAGAACTTACAAAAGATGATTTCTTTTATCATATAGATGGCACAATGAACGCTATTTGTTTTTCAACTGATGTAATTGGTGATGTCTTTGTGACAGGACCTGGTGCTGGCGGAGTTGAAACTGGTTATGCTATTTTAAGTGACTTGTTGGATATTTATTTATCAGTTTATTCGGGGAAAGAACGCTAA
- a CDS encoding DHH family phosphoesterase codes for MMLQFDEVKQVIDRSNNFVITTHVNPDGDGLGCETALLWFLRKLGKSAVVINVSETPDNYKFLDLEGEFIIFDESDGNCVDKILKADVIFICDMNQSHRLKAMEKYVLQSEAKKIIIDHHLETQNFADYYLIDVDAPASGEVVYRLIKLFDEVKIDERIALGIYTAIMTDTGSFRFPRTDSETHRIIAELLDAGVDPIFVYEKVYEQSSIGRIKLLGRCLYELETRYDGRLGFIVVTQKMLSEFGVKEWETDGFVQTILSVKGIRIAIFVLELKDGVKLSFRSKGDIPINELAKEFGGNGHKNAAGARLYNVTVGEILPKILESAKKFAYFEEKQIEVEK; via the coding sequence ATGATGCTACAGTTTGACGAGGTCAAGCAGGTTATAGATAGATCAAACAATTTCGTAATCACAACGCATGTCAATCCAGATGGTGATGGTCTTGGTTGTGAGACCGCTCTCTTGTGGTTTCTTAGAAAACTTGGGAAATCAGCTGTTGTGATAAATGTCAGTGAAACCCCGGACAATTATAAGTTTCTTGATTTGGAGGGCGAGTTCATCATTTTTGATGAGAGCGATGGAAATTGTGTTGATAAGATTTTAAAAGCGGATGTGATTTTTATATGCGATATGAATCAATCGCACAGATTGAAGGCGATGGAGAAGTATGTCCTTCAAAGTGAAGCGAAGAAGATTATAATTGATCATCATCTTGAAACGCAAAATTTTGCGGATTATTATCTTATTGATGTTGACGCCCCAGCAAGTGGTGAGGTCGTTTATAGGTTGATAAAACTTTTTGACGAGGTTAAAATTGATGAAAGGATAGCCCTTGGGATTTACACTGCTATAATGACTGATACCGGCTCATTTAGATTCCCGAGAACTGATTCTGAGACACACCGAATAATCGCTGAGCTTCTTGACGCTGGCGTTGATCCAATATTTGTCTATGAAAAAGTTTATGAGCAAAGCTCTATTGGCAGAATTAAACTCCTTGGGCGTTGTCTTTATGAGCTTGAAACAAGATATGATGGGCGTCTTGGTTTTATAGTTGTAACGCAGAAAATGTTGAGTGAGTTTGGCGTTAAGGAGTGGGAGACAGATGGTTTTGTTCAGACGATCCTCTCTGTGAAGGGGATTAGGATTGCGATTTTTGTGCTTGAATTGAAAGATGGAGTTAAGTTAAGTTTCAGGTCAAAAGGTGATATTCCGATAAATGAGCTTGCGAAAGAGTTTGGAGGGAATGGGCATAAAAATGCAGCTGGGGCTCGGCTTTATAATGTAACTGTCGGTGAAATTTTGCCAAAAATTTTGGAAAGCGCGAAGAAATTCGCTTATTTTGAAGAAAAACAAATTGAGGTTGAAAAATGA
- a CDS encoding leucyl aminopeptidase, producing MKVSFSKATINTIKADSVIVFTFSDEELLNSTADKLDKFLGGQIRSAVSLGDFKGKEKEILVLYPLDSGLKARRILIVGLGEREKITLEKIRRSCAVASKRAQSLKSETIAIEFPNYSLLKDKIDEPLSYISQSIIESSVLALYKFDKYFTDEEKKNKKVREVILFSPDDSREIREGVRVADIVCDAVYFARDLANAPANEIYPETLAEKAVKSGRKYGYKVKVLGKEQIQKLGMGGLLAVNSGSARPPRFIIMEYNGNPRSNERYVLVGKGITFDSGGISLKPAQGMGEMKMDMSGAAAVIATIQAVARLKLPVNVVGLVPATENLPSGSAYKPGDILRTYIGKTIEVDNTDAEGRIILADALGYAQRYKPTAIIDLATLTGACVVALGYFATGMFGNNEQLMEEIKKAGEKTYERVWQLPTWDEYDQLIKSDVADVKNTGGRWAGAITAAKFLEKFVGNYPWVHLDIAGTAMLDKEYDYQPKGGSGVGVRLLVEFFRNKAKGK from the coding sequence ATGAAGGTCTCTTTTTCAAAAGCAACAATTAACACTATAAAAGCTGATTCGGTGATTGTTTTTACATTTTCAGATGAAGAACTTTTAAATTCAACGGCTGATAAACTTGATAAATTTCTCGGTGGTCAGATTAGGTCTGCAGTTTCATTGGGTGATTTCAAAGGAAAGGAGAAGGAAATTCTTGTCTTGTATCCACTTGATTCGGGTTTGAAAGCGCGTCGCATCCTCATTGTTGGACTTGGAGAGAGGGAAAAGATAACGCTTGAGAAAATAAGGCGCTCTTGTGCTGTTGCATCAAAGAGAGCACAAAGTTTGAAATCGGAGACGATAGCAATAGAATTTCCAAATTATTCGCTTTTGAAAGATAAGATAGACGAACCGTTGAGTTATATTTCTCAGTCAATAATTGAGAGTTCGGTTCTTGCCCTTTATAAATTTGATAAGTATTTCACCGATGAGGAGAAAAAGAATAAGAAGGTTAGGGAAGTGATTTTGTTTTCTCCAGATGATTCAAGGGAGATAAGGGAAGGGGTGAGAGTTGCTGATATAGTTTGCGATGCGGTTTATTTTGCCAGAGACCTTGCAAACGCACCTGCGAATGAGATTTATCCCGAGACGCTTGCAGAAAAGGCGGTTAAGTCAGGTAGAAAGTATGGGTATAAGGTAAAGGTTCTTGGTAAGGAACAGATTCAAAAACTTGGAATGGGTGGTTTGCTTGCTGTTAACTCCGGGAGCGCAAGACCGCCAAGATTTATAATTATGGAATATAACGGAAATCCAAGAAGTAATGAAAGATATGTTCTTGTTGGTAAGGGAATAACTTTTGATAGCGGTGGGATCTCTTTAAAACCGGCTCAAGGAATGGGTGAAATGAAAATGGACATGTCAGGTGCTGCAGCTGTGATTGCGACGATCCAAGCGGTTGCGAGGTTAAAATTGCCAGTTAATGTTGTTGGTCTTGTCCCAGCAACTGAAAATTTACCAAGTGGTTCAGCTTATAAACCAGGGGATATTTTGAGAACATATATTGGAAAAACAATTGAAGTTGATAACACTGATGCGGAGGGAAGAATTATACTTGCTGATGCACTTGGCTATGCTCAAAGATATAAGCCAACAGCTATAATTGATCTTGCGACTTTGACGGGAGCTTGCGTTGTTGCACTTGGTTATTTTGCAACGGGAATGTTTGGGAATAATGAACAACTTATGGAAGAGATTAAAAAGGCGGGTGAAAAAACATATGAAAGGGTTTGGCAGTTGCCAACATGGGATGAGTATGACCAGTTGATAAAAAGTGATGTAGCTGATGTTAAAAATACAGGTGGGAGATGGGCTGGGGCTATAACAGCAGCAAAGTTTCTTGAAAAATTCGTCGGTAATTACCCCTGGGTTCATCTTGACATAGCTGGGACAGCGATGCTTGACAAGGAATATGATTATCAGCCAAAAGGTGGCTCAGGCGTTGGAGTTAGATTGCTAGTTGAATTTTTCAGGAACAAAGCAAAGGGCAAATGA
- a CDS encoding PLP-dependent cysteine synthase family protein, with protein MASILSKIGNTPLIKIKKLSSHLKHVSIYAKAEWFNPGGSVKDRPAFYMIMDGIKKGLLTRDKIIIDASSGNTGIAYAMIGAVLGFRVKIAIPRNASTERIKILKAYGADIIFTDPLEGTDGAQKIVKEIVSNEPERYFYPDQYNNEANWRSHYETTAVEIIRQTRGKVTHFVAGLGTTGTFVGTARKLKEFNPRIKAIAVQPDSPFHGIEGLKHIPTAIVPGIFDPNIVDEVIEISTEEAYEMVIQLACEEGLLVGVSSGAVMSACLKLAQRIEKGVIVTVFPDSGVKYLSESFWENKIDGEEWLRFQLK; from the coding sequence ATGGCGTCAATTTTATCAAAAATTGGGAACACTCCGCTTATAAAGATAAAGAAACTCTCTTCACATTTAAAGCATGTTTCAATTTATGCGAAGGCGGAGTGGTTCAATCCAGGGGGTTCGGTTAAAGACCGCCCTGCTTTTTATATGATAATGGACGGGATAAAGAAAGGACTTTTGACCAGGGATAAAATTATCATAGATGCTTCAAGTGGCAATACTGGAATTGCTTATGCGATGATTGGAGCCGTCCTCGGTTTTAGGGTTAAAATTGCAATCCCTAGAAATGCAAGCACTGAGCGAATAAAGATTTTAAAAGCATATGGTGCTGATATTATTTTCACTGATCCGCTTGAGGGGACTGATGGGGCTCAAAAGATTGTTAAGGAGATAGTTTCAAATGAACCCGAAAGATATTTTTATCCAGATCAATATAACAATGAAGCGAATTGGCGCTCTCATTATGAAACAACTGCCGTTGAGATAATAAGGCAAACAAGGGGAAAAGTTACACACTTTGTCGCTGGGCTTGGGACGACTGGAACCTTTGTTGGGACAGCGAGGAAATTAAAAGAGTTTAACCCACGAATTAAAGCGATCGCAGTTCAACCCGATTCACCGTTTCACGGAATTGAGGGCTTGAAACACATTCCAACAGCCATAGTTCCAGGAATTTTTGACCCAAACATTGTGGATGAAGTGATTGAAATTTCAACTGAAGAAGCATATGAAATGGTTATACAGCTAGCTTGTGAGGAAGGGTTGCTTGTCGGCGTTTCATCTGGGGCTGTTATGTCAGCTTGTTTGAAACTCGCTCAAAGGATTGAAAAGGGTGTGATAGTAACGGTTTTCCCTGATTCTGGGGTCAAATATTTAAGTGAAAGCTTTTGGGAAAATAAAATTGATGGGGAAGAATGGTTAAGGTTTCAGCTGAAATAA
- a CDS encoding M67 family metallopeptidase codes for MVKVSAEIIEQIKKHGEETYPEECCGVLIGKFSQDEKEIFEFLRIENSSESEKNRRFLITPENYLMAERYSREKNLDIVGFYHSHPDHPAKPSDYDREHALPFFSYFIVSVENGIAKEINSWVLKEDRSGFEFEEIEIKNKI; via the coding sequence ATGGTTAAGGTTTCAGCTGAAATAATTGAGCAGATAAAAAAGCATGGGGAGGAAACATATCCAGAAGAATGTTGTGGTGTTTTGATCGGTAAATTCAGTCAAGATGAAAAAGAAATTTTTGAATTTTTGAGGATTGAGAATTCAAGTGAAAGCGAAAAAAATCGCCGATTTTTGATAACGCCGGAAAATTATCTTATGGCTGAAAGATATTCAAGGGAGAAAAACCTTGATATAGTCGGGTTTTACCATTCTCATCCGGATCATCCCGCCAAACCTTCCGATTATGATAGGGAACATGCTTTGCCGTTTTTTTCATATTTTATTGTTTCAGTTGAAAACGGGATTGCGAAGGAAATTAACAGTTGGGTTTTGAAAGAAGACAGAAGTGGGTTTGAATTTGAGGAAATTGAGATAAAAAACAAAATTTGA
- a CDS encoding ubiquitin-like small modifier protein 1: MKVKVMIPTPLRPYAENRDLIEVEGETIDELLKDLVKRYPQLGRHLFSEDGKLRSFVNIYVNDEDIRYLNGEKTSVKDGDVISIVPAIAGGI; this comes from the coding sequence ATGAAAGTCAAAGTTATGATTCCAACTCCTTTGAGACCATACGCTGAAAATAGAGATCTAATTGAGGTTGAGGGTGAAACCATAGATGAATTACTTAAGGATTTGGTGAAGAGATACCCGCAATTGGGGCGCCATCTTTTCTCTGAGGATGGGAAGTTGAGAAGTTTTGTTAACATTTATGTAAACGATGAAGACATAAGGTATCTCAACGGCGAAAAGACAAGCGTCAAAGATGGCGATGTCATAAGCATAGTTCCTGCAATAGCTGGAGGTATTTAA
- the moeB gene encoding molybdopterin-synthase adenylyltransferase MoeB, whose amino-acid sequence MINTLEVELSREEFLRYGRHLIIPEVGLEGQRKLKSASVLIVGAGGLGSPLAFYLTAAGVGRIGIVDFDVVDLSNLQRQIIHTTKDVGRSKLESAREKLKALNPNVKIETYEMRLTSENALDVIKNYDIVVDGTDNFPTRYLVNDACVFLKKPNVYGSIFRFEGQVSVFYADRGPCYRCLYKEPPPPGLVPSCAEGGVLGVLPGIIGTIQALETIKLILGIGEPLIGKLLLFDALKMKFRELNLRKDPECPVCGENPTIKELIDYEAFCGITPEQILRESGLEVTPEELKAKLENGEDIILIDVREPVEYEINRIEGSRLIPLSKLPEKVNELDQTREIILYCKMGGRSARAVQLLRELGFTRVKNLAGGIDAWIEKIDPTMPRY is encoded by the coding sequence ATGATAAATACACTTGAAGTTGAGTTAAGCCGAGAGGAATTCCTCAGATATGGTCGTCATCTTATAATCCCTGAGGTTGGGCTTGAAGGTCAGAGGAAATTGAAATCAGCGAGTGTTTTAATAGTTGGCGCTGGTGGGCTTGGCTCACCTTTGGCTTTTTATCTTACAGCTGCTGGTGTTGGAAGGATTGGCATTGTTGATTTTGATGTTGTTGATTTGTCAAACCTTCAAAGGCAAATAATTCACACGACGAAAGATGTAGGCAGGTCTAAACTTGAATCCGCTCGTGAAAAACTTAAGGCGCTAAATCCGAATGTTAAAATTGAAACCTATGAAATGCGACTCACAAGCGAAAATGCTCTTGATGTGATAAAGAATTATGATATCGTTGTTGATGGGACTGACAATTTTCCAACGCGTTATCTTGTAAATGATGCTTGTGTTTTCTTAAAAAAGCCAAATGTTTATGGGAGTATTTTCAGATTTGAAGGTCAGGTATCAGTTTTTTATGCTGATAGAGGTCCTTGTTATCGTTGTCTTTATAAAGAACCTCCCCCACCTGGTCTTGTCCCAAGTTGTGCTGAAGGTGGAGTCCTCGGCGTTTTACCTGGAATAATTGGGACAATTCAAGCGCTTGAAACGATAAAATTGATCCTTGGTATTGGTGAGCCGTTGATTGGAAAACTTTTGCTCTTTGATGCGCTTAAGATGAAATTTAGAGAGCTTAATCTAAGGAAAGATCCAGAGTGCCCGGTTTGTGGTGAAAATCCAACGATTAAGGAGCTGATTGATTATGAAGCTTTTTGTGGTATAACGCCAGAGCAAATTTTGCGTGAGTCCGGTCTTGAGGTCACACCTGAGGAGTTGAAAGCGAAACTTGAAAATGGTGAGGATATAATTTTAATTGATGTTCGTGAGCCAGTTGAATATGAAATAAACAGGATTGAGGGTAGTAGGTTAATCCCGCTTTCAAAATTGCCTGAAAAGGTTAATGAGCTTGATCAGACGCGTGAGATAATTCTTTATTGCAAAATGGGTGGAAGGAGCGCCAGAGCAGTTCAACTTTTAAGGGAACTTGGCTTCACAAGAGTTAAAAATCTTGCTGGAGGTATTGACGCATGGATAGAAAAGATTGATCCGACTATGCCACGGTATTAA